In the Gammaproteobacteria bacterium genome, one interval contains:
- a CDS encoding sucrose synthase: MNRQAPLVAALGFLEDHPSLVHGFIHHLQSLGRNLLVRSELLDAFDAVCAEEACAQLKESPFATVISWCQEAAMEGAWIYFALRPRVAKWEYLRLHMDSVEGAVVPVSEFLEFKERLIMGPRADGWTLEVDLAPFSRDFQKLHESDSIGRGVEFLNRRLSSRLFEELGKGDQRLLAFLRVHKYRDQQLMLNDAVEDVAELRSALRQADRRLRDEPPDQSWNAVSHDLRRLGFEVGWGRDVARIRDTMRLLLDILEAPSPRNLEVFLGRVPMIFSIAIVSPHGYFGQSNVLGRPDTGGQVVYILDQVRALENEMHERLHTQGLDFEPSIVVLTRLLPEADGTSCDQRLEPIAGTRNARILRTPFRDEQDEVVPHWISRFEVWPYLERFAADAERELRAELDGRPDLIIGNYSDGNLVASLMSQHLGVTQCNIAHALEKTKYLYSDLYWQDNEHNYHFSCQFTADLIAMNTADFIITSTYQEIAGTDDSLGQYESYMSFSMPGLYRVVQGIDVYDPKFNIVSPGADPRIYFPPGESERRLRHLSADIEELLLGTETGPDRRGGLADPDKPIIFTMARMDRIKNITGLARWFAESEALRERANLVMVAGHVDPNRSHDVEEREQIHFMHGLMDSHGLDGQVRWLGVHLEKSLAGEIYRFIAERRGVFVQPALFEAFGLTVVEAMTTGLPTFATRFGGPLEIIEDGVSGFHIDPNHGDTAAARLVEFFQRCEEDPGYWDTLSRGALERVAARYTWANYAERMMTLSRVYGFWKYVTDLERTETRRYLEMFYGLLLRPRAREIAGG, from the coding sequence ATGAACCGCCAAGCCCCCCTCGTCGCCGCCCTCGGTTTTCTCGAAGACCATCCCTCCCTGGTACATGGTTTCATTCATCACCTGCAGTCCCTGGGGCGTAATCTGCTGGTCCGCAGCGAACTCCTCGATGCCTTCGACGCGGTATGCGCCGAAGAGGCCTGCGCGCAACTGAAAGAGAGCCCCTTCGCCACCGTCATAAGCTGGTGCCAGGAGGCGGCCATGGAGGGGGCCTGGATCTACTTCGCCCTGCGCCCGCGGGTGGCCAAGTGGGAGTACCTGCGTCTGCATATGGACTCGGTGGAGGGGGCTGTGGTGCCCGTCAGCGAGTTCCTGGAGTTCAAGGAGCGGCTGATAATGGGGCCGCGCGCCGATGGCTGGACCCTGGAAGTGGACCTCGCTCCCTTCTCGCGGGACTTCCAGAAGCTCCACGAGTCGGACTCCATCGGGCGTGGCGTGGAGTTCCTCAACCGCCGCCTGTCCAGCCGCTTGTTCGAGGAACTGGGCAAGGGCGATCAACGGCTCCTGGCCTTTCTCCGGGTCCACAAGTACCGCGACCAGCAACTGATGTTGAACGACGCCGTGGAGGACGTGGCCGAGTTGCGCAGCGCCCTGCGCCAGGCCGACAGGCGGCTGCGTGACGAACCGCCCGACCAATCCTGGAACGCCGTGAGTCATGACCTGCGCCGGCTGGGCTTCGAGGTGGGCTGGGGCCGCGACGTGGCGCGCATCCGTGACACCATGCGGCTGCTGCTGGATATTCTCGAGGCGCCCTCACCGCGTAATCTGGAGGTCTTCCTGGGTCGCGTTCCGATGATCTTTTCCATCGCCATCGTCTCGCCCCATGGCTACTTCGGCCAGTCCAATGTACTGGGACGCCCCGACACCGGCGGCCAGGTAGTCTACATCCTGGACCAGGTACGGGCCCTGGAGAACGAGATGCACGAGCGCCTGCACACCCAGGGTCTCGACTTCGAACCCTCCATCGTGGTGCTGACGCGGCTCCTGCCCGAGGCCGACGGCACCAGCTGCGACCAGCGCCTCGAACCCATCGCCGGCACCCGCAACGCCCGCATCCTGCGCACCCCGTTCCGGGATGAACAGGACGAGGTGGTGCCCCACTGGATCTCACGCTTCGAGGTCTGGCCCTACCTCGAGCGTTTCGCCGCGGATGCCGAGCGGGAGCTGCGGGCCGAGCTGGATGGCCGCCCCGACCTCATCATCGGCAACTACTCCGACGGCAACCTGGTGGCCTCCCTGATGTCGCAACATCTGGGGGTCACCCAGTGCAACATCGCCCACGCCCTGGAGAAGACCAAGTATCTGTATTCGGACCTCTACTGGCAGGACAACGAACACAACTACCATTTCTCCTGCCAGTTCACCGCCGACCTCATCGCCATGAACACGGCGGACTTCATCATCACCAGCACCTACCAGGAGATCGCCGGCACCGACGACAGCCTCGGCCAGTACGAGAGCTACATGTCCTTCTCCATGCCGGGCCTCTACCGGGTGGTGCAGGGCATCGATGTCTACGATCCCAAGTTCAACATCGTGTCACCGGGCGCCGATCCCCGTATCTATTTCCCGCCCGGCGAGTCCGAACGCCGCCTCCGGCACCTGTCGGCCGATATCGAGGAACTGTTGCTGGGCACGGAGACCGGGCCCGATCGCCGCGGCGGCCTCGCCGACCCCGACAAACCCATCATCTTCACCATGGCCCGCATGGACCGCATCAAGAACATCACCGGCCTGGCGCGCTGGTTCGCCGAGAGCGAGGCCCTGCGGGAGCGGGCCAACCTGGTGATGGTGGCGGGCCACGTGGATCCCAACCGTTCCCACGACGTGGAGGAGCGGGAGCAGATCCATTTCATGCACGGTCTCATGGACAGCCACGGCCTCGACGGCCAGGTGAGATGGCTCGGCGTGCATCTGGAGAAGAGCCTGGCGGGTGAGATCTACCGCTTCATCGCCGAGCGCCGCGGCGTGTTCGTGCAGCCCGCCCTGTTCGAGGCCTTCGGTCTCACGGTGGTGGAGGCCATGACCACCGGTCTGCCCACCTTCGCCACCCGCTTCGGCGGTCCCCTGGAGATCATCGAGGACGGCGTCTCCGGCTTTCACATCGACCCCAACCACGGCGACACGGCCGCCGCGCGGCTGGTGGAGTTCTTCCAACGTTGCGAGGAGGACCCAGGCTACTGGGACACCCTCTCGCGCGGGGCCCTCGAACGCGTGGCCGCACGCTACACCTGGGCCAACTACGCCGAGCGCATGATGACCCTGTCGCGGGTCTATGGCTTCTGGAAATATGTCACCGATCTGGAGCGCACCGAGACCCGGCGCTACCTGGAAATGTTCTACGGCCTGCTGCTGCGGCCCCGCGCGCGGGAGATCGCGGGGGGGTGA
- a CDS encoding cation:proton antiporter family protein produces the protein MFESVFFQIGALLGLAAVGGALAQLLRQPLIVAFIAVGILAGPSAFGMVSHSSEIELFARLGIALLLFVVGLKLDLHIIRTVGPVALASGLGQVIFTSVVGYLIALLLGMSHVVAIYVAVALTFSSTIIIVKLLSDKREVDSLHGRIAVGFLIVQDIVVVLVMIGLTAFGQAGSGEVHMGWEALKILLKGALMLMTVALLMRYVLPGLMRRLAHSSELLMLFAIAWAVLGASAGDALGFSKEVGAFLAGISIASTPYREQVAARLVSLRDFLLVFFFIELGASLELGLLGDQVGAAIVFSLFVLIGNPLIVMVIMGYMGYRKRTGFLAGLTVAQISEFSLILAALGLSLGHLDQETVGLITLVGLITISASTYMILYSHPLYERLAPYLSAFERKVAHRELDSPVEGNDNIDILLIGLGRFGATMAECLRTRGCRLLAVDFDPEAVARHTREGYAVHYGDAEDPEFVASLPLGRAQWVVSTVRDRGINRMLLHGLRQQNYQGKVAVSTASRYDAQAFEQEGVDMVLIPYADAAREAAERLMLHCRLQGEPEKGSADTPTMPRTSSG, from the coding sequence ATGTTCGAAAGCGTTTTTTTCCAGATAGGCGCGCTCCTCGGACTGGCGGCCGTCGGCGGCGCCTTGGCCCAGTTGTTACGTCAACCCCTCATCGTCGCTTTCATCGCGGTCGGTATCCTGGCCGGGCCCTCGGCCTTCGGCATGGTCTCCCACAGCAGCGAGATCGAGCTGTTCGCGCGCCTGGGCATCGCGCTGCTGCTGTTCGTGGTGGGCCTGAAGCTGGACCTGCACATCATCCGCACCGTCGGGCCGGTGGCCCTGGCCTCGGGACTCGGACAGGTGATCTTCACGTCCGTGGTGGGTTACCTCATCGCCCTGCTGCTGGGCATGTCCCACGTCGTCGCCATCTACGTGGCGGTGGCCCTGACCTTCTCCAGCACCATCATCATCGTCAAGTTGCTGTCGGACAAGCGCGAGGTGGATTCCCTGCACGGGCGCATCGCGGTGGGCTTTCTCATCGTCCAGGACATCGTGGTGGTGCTGGTGATGATCGGCCTCACGGCCTTCGGCCAGGCCGGTTCCGGGGAGGTTCACATGGGGTGGGAGGCCCTGAAGATCCTGTTGAAGGGGGCCCTGATGCTGATGACGGTGGCCCTCCTGATGCGCTACGTGCTACCCGGCCTGATGCGACGCCTGGCCCATTCATCGGAACTGCTGATGCTGTTCGCCATCGCCTGGGCGGTGCTGGGGGCCTCGGCCGGCGACGCCCTCGGCTTCAGCAAGGAGGTGGGGGCCTTCCTCGCCGGCATCTCCATCGCCTCGACGCCCTACCGCGAGCAGGTGGCGGCGCGACTCGTGAGCCTGCGGGACTTCCTCTTGGTCTTCTTCTTCATCGAACTCGGCGCCAGCCTCGAACTCGGCCTGCTGGGGGATCAGGTGGGGGCGGCCATCGTCTTCTCCCTGTTCGTGCTCATCGGCAATCCCCTCATCGTCATGGTGATCATGGGCTACATGGGCTATCGCAAGCGCACCGGCTTCCTGGCCGGACTGACGGTGGCCCAGATCAGCGAGTTCTCCCTCATCCTCGCGGCCCTGGGTCTCAGCCTGGGTCACCTGGACCAGGAGACCGTGGGCCTCATCACCCTGGTGGGACTGATCACCATCAGCGCCTCCACCTATATGATCCTCTACTCGCACCCCCTCTACGAACGCCTGGCCCCCTACCTCTCCGCCTTCGAGCGCAAGGTGGCCCACCGGGAGCTGGACAGCCCGGTGGAAGGCAATGACAACATCGATATCCTCCTCATCGGCCTCGGGCGCTTCGGCGCCACCATGGCGGAGTGCCTGCGCACCCGTGGCTGCCGCCTGTTGGCGGTGGACTTCGACCCCGAGGCCGTGGCCCGCCATACTCGCGAGGGCTATGCCGTCCACTACGGCGACGCGGAAGACCCCGAATTCGTCGCCTCCCTGCCCCTGGGCCGCGCCCAATGGGTGGTCAGCACCGTGCGCGACCGGGGCATCAACCGCATGCTGCTCCATGGCCTGCGCCAGCAGAACTATCAGGGCAAGGTGGCCGTCTCCACCGCCAGCCGCTACGACGCCCAAGCCTTCGAGCAGGAAGGGGTGGACATGGTGCTGATACCCTACGCCGATGCCGCCAGGGAGGCTGCGGAACGCCTCATGCTCCATTGCCGGTTGCAGGGGGAGCCGGAAAAAGGGTCAGCCGACACACCAACCATGCCAAGGACATCCTCCGGGTAA
- a CDS encoding BLUF domain-containing protein, which produces MGGGMQCDGRQHLRRLSRRVPGGVAPAPGSVNGDFFQVLEGEHEVVAKLFDRIAADPRHGNTVKIIEEPIEKRNFGEWSMGYAKVSRDALRGIEGLNDFFSAGRSYTALDQGRAKELLRAFREGRWRTKVS; this is translated from the coding sequence ATGGGTGGAGGTATGCAGTGCGACGGGCGACAGCACCTTCGACGCCTATCCCGACGAGTCCCTGGCGGAGTGGCACCGGCGCCTGGGTCGGTAAACGGGGACTTCTTCCAGGTCCTCGAGGGCGAGCACGAAGTGGTGGCTAAGCTGTTCGACCGGATCGCCGCGGATCCCCGCCATGGCAACACGGTGAAAATCATCGAGGAGCCTATTGAGAAACGGAACTTCGGTGAGTGGAGCATGGGATACGCCAAAGTGAGTCGCGATGCTCTTCGTGGCATAGAGGGTCTCAATGATTTCTTCTCCGCAGGCAGGAGCTACACGGCGCTGGACCAGGGACGCGCGAAGGAGTTGTTGCGTGCGTTTCGTGAAGGACGTTGGCGGACGAAGGTGTCCTGA
- a CDS encoding GFA family protein yields the protein MRIEGSCHCGRVRFSVDCPHPHPYLRCYCSICRKTAGGGGYAINLGADNGTLQVTGSEHVSEYHPLMTDPDSGERAPAPGKRAFCRHCGSALWAWDPRWPELVHPHASAVDTALPVPPQHVHMMLGSKAPWVEVCSATGDSTFDAYPDESLAEWHRRLGR from the coding sequence ATGCGCATAGAGGGTTCCTGTCACTGCGGGCGGGTACGGTTCTCGGTGGATTGTCCCCATCCCCATCCCTATCTGCGGTGCTATTGTTCCATCTGCCGCAAGACGGCGGGCGGTGGGGGCTACGCCATCAACCTGGGCGCCGATAACGGCACCTTGCAAGTGACGGGCAGCGAGCATGTCAGTGAGTACCATCCCCTGATGACCGATCCCGACAGCGGCGAGCGGGCGCCGGCGCCGGGCAAGCGTGCCTTCTGTCGCCACTGCGGCAGCGCCCTGTGGGCATGGGATCCGCGCTGGCCCGAACTGGTCCATCCCCATGCCTCGGCGGTGGATACGGCCCTACCGGTGCCGCCGCAGCATGTCCACATGATGCTGGGCTCGAAGGCCCCATGGGTGGAGGTATGCAGTGCGACGGGCGACAGCACCTTCGACGCCTATCCCGACGAGTCCCTGGCGGAGTGGCACCGGCGCCTGGGTCGGTAA
- a CDS encoding YaiI/YqxD family protein, with translation MRIWVDADACPGVVKEILFRAADRTGVQVTLVANQPLRVPPSPFVDALQVGSGFDVADNEIVKRLEKGDLVITADIPLAAEVIAQGGHALNPRGELYTTDNIKARLSMRDFMDALRSSGVDTGGPPALGQADRQAFANSLDRFLARNS, from the coding sequence ATGAGGATCTGGGTGGATGCCGACGCCTGCCCGGGCGTGGTCAAGGAGATCCTGTTCCGCGCCGCGGACCGTACCGGCGTGCAGGTGACCTTGGTGGCCAACCAGCCGTTGCGGGTGCCGCCGTCGCCGTTCGTGGATGCCCTCCAGGTGGGGTCCGGCTTCGACGTGGCGGACAACGAGATCGTCAAACGACTGGAGAAGGGTGATCTGGTGATCACCGCCGACATCCCCCTGGCGGCGGAGGTCATCGCCCAGGGCGGCCACGCCCTCAATCCCCGGGGCGAGCTCTACACCACCGACAACATCAAGGCGCGTCTCAGCATGCGGGACTTCATGGATGCCCTGCGCTCCAGCGGCGTGGACACCGGCGGCCCGCCGGCGCTGGGGCAGGCCGATCGCCAGGCCTTCGCCAACAGCCTCGACCGGTTTCTCGCCAGAAATTCATAG
- a CDS encoding transporter substrate-binding domain-containing protein, translated as MRYRRQAPLFLTLLFLLPLVLLGSCGSGEEDVAAPASAAAEDELLDLIESVGEARFGDLDAMRERGVLRALVTYSRTDFFLDRGRIRGIQAEFLREFEKQLNAGIEDPTRRIRVHFLPVAFDRLIPALNAGLGDVAAAFLTVTPERLEMVDFAASRRMVVDEIVVTHGAVAAPEGLEDLAGHEVYVLRDSSYAEHLRGLNEDFRERGLAPVTVMEADPHLLSEDILEMVNAGIVDITVVDSYRAELWARVLPDLVLHHDLRIAEENPVGWAVRQTNPRLKAELDSFIAAKGKGSLIGNILFRKYFESTEWIEDPTEGEGRRVDRYFALFRKYGQRYGFDELVLAALAFQESGLRHDRRSHRGAVGIMQLLPSTAADPNVGIPDITDVEDNIHAGAKYLAFLRDRYFSDPGIGEADRRALTWAAYNAGPAKVRRMRELTAELGLDPDVWFGNVEVAAGRIVGRETVDYVANIQKYYVAYQLARRVREVKDGALAAGSGDGGAKP; from the coding sequence ATGCGTTATCGACGGCAAGCCCCGCTTTTCCTGACCCTGCTGTTCCTCCTGCCTCTGGTCCTCCTCGGCAGTTGCGGGTCGGGGGAGGAGGACGTGGCGGCGCCGGCGTCGGCGGCGGCGGAGGACGAGCTGCTCGACCTCATCGAGTCCGTCGGCGAGGCCCGTTTCGGCGACCTCGATGCCATGCGCGAACGGGGCGTGCTGCGGGCCCTGGTGACCTACAGCCGCACCGATTTCTTCCTGGACCGTGGCCGTATCCGCGGTATCCAGGCGGAATTCCTGAGGGAGTTCGAAAAACAGCTGAATGCCGGCATCGAAGACCCCACCCGGCGCATCCGGGTCCACTTCCTGCCCGTGGCCTTCGACCGGCTCATCCCGGCCCTTAACGCCGGCCTGGGGGATGTGGCGGCAGCCTTCCTGACCGTAACGCCCGAGCGCCTCGAGATGGTGGATTTCGCCGCCAGCCGGCGCATGGTAGTGGACGAGATCGTGGTCACCCATGGGGCGGTAGCGGCGCCGGAGGGGCTCGAGGATCTGGCGGGCCACGAGGTCTACGTGCTGCGTGACAGCAGCTACGCGGAACACCTGCGAGGCCTCAATGAGGATTTCCGGGAGCGCGGCCTGGCGCCGGTCACGGTGATGGAGGCTGACCCCCACCTCCTCAGCGAGGATATCCTCGAGATGGTGAACGCCGGCATCGTGGACATCACGGTGGTGGACAGCTACCGCGCCGAACTGTGGGCGCGGGTGCTGCCAGACCTGGTGTTGCACCATGACCTGCGCATCGCCGAGGAAAACCCCGTGGGTTGGGCGGTGCGCCAGACGAACCCGCGCCTCAAGGCGGAGCTGGACAGCTTCATCGCCGCCAAGGGTAAGGGCAGCCTCATCGGCAACATCCTGTTCCGCAAGTACTTCGAGAGCACGGAATGGATCGAAGACCCCACCGAGGGCGAGGGTCGGCGGGTGGACCGCTATTTCGCCCTGTTTCGCAAGTATGGGCAGCGCTATGGCTTCGACGAGCTGGTCCTGGCGGCCCTGGCCTTCCAGGAATCGGGCCTGCGCCACGACCGCAGGAGCCACCGCGGCGCCGTGGGCATCATGCAGCTCCTGCCCAGTACGGCGGCCGACCCCAACGTGGGGATCCCGGATATCACTGACGTGGAGGACAACATCCACGCCGGCGCCAAATATCTGGCTTTCCTGCGGGACCGCTATTTCTCCGATCCGGGCATCGGCGAGGCCGATCGCCGCGCCCTCACCTGGGCGGCCTACAACGCCGGTCCGGCCAAGGTGCGGCGCATGCGGGAACTCACCGCGGAGTTGGGGCTCGACCCGGATGTGTGGTTCGGTAACGTGGAGGTGGCGGCCGGGCGCATCGTGGGACGGGAGACGGTGGACTACGTGGCCAACATCCAGAAGTACTACGTCGCCTACCAGTTGGCCCGGCGGGTGCGCGAGGTGAAGGACGGAGCCCTGGCGGCGGGGTCGGGTGACGGCGGGGCCAAACCATGA
- a CDS encoding glycerophosphodiester phosphodiesterase family protein: MKEPLEHRLVAHRGFPARFPENSVAGVAAALACGARFVEVDIQLTRNGVPVLLHDADLRRLCDSPRAIFDTDHEDLAALCRRHATKPDAGTPSHPVPLLADLAPVFQEASAALLFVELKPQSLAHHGRRAVLDAVLREVAAFRERVVFISFDGAVLEQAHVYGPVGLVHDRWDHHHSAEVAALEPEYYFCNAELLPEDGPLALPDRRLVVYETVDAGRATTLMDRGVDLVETFDVCGMADRLRAMAPG; the protein is encoded by the coding sequence ATGAAGGAACCCTTGGAACATCGGCTGGTGGCCCATCGTGGCTTTCCCGCCCGGTTTCCGGAGAACAGCGTGGCGGGCGTCGCGGCGGCGCTGGCCTGTGGCGCCCGCTTCGTAGAGGTGGATATCCAGCTCACCCGGAATGGCGTGCCGGTGCTGCTCCACGATGCCGATCTGCGGCGCCTGTGTGATTCGCCCCGCGCCATCTTCGACACGGACCATGAGGATCTGGCGGCCCTGTGCCGGCGCCATGCTACAAAGCCGGACGCCGGGACGCCGTCCCATCCGGTACCCTTGCTGGCGGATCTGGCGCCTGTGTTCCAGGAGGCGTCCGCGGCTCTGCTGTTCGTGGAGTTGAAGCCCCAGAGCCTGGCCCACCACGGGCGCCGGGCCGTGTTGGACGCCGTGCTCCGGGAGGTGGCGGCCTTCCGGGAGCGCGTGGTGTTCATCTCCTTCGATGGGGCGGTGCTGGAGCAGGCCCATGTTTACGGGCCCGTGGGTCTGGTGCATGACCGCTGGGACCATCATCACAGCGCCGAAGTAGCAGCCCTGGAGCCCGAGTACTACTTCTGCAACGCCGAGCTGCTGCCTGAGGATGGCCCCCTGGCCCTGCCCGACAGGCGTCTGGTGGTCTATGAAACGGTGGACGCCGGGCGCGCCACGACACTCATGGATCGGGGCGTGGATCTGGTGGAGACCTTCGATGTATGCGGCATGGCGGACCGACTGCGGGCCATGGCTCCCGGTTGA
- a CDS encoding toxin-antitoxin system HicB family antitoxin, protein MATLTVRLPDDKHMRLKALAKRKHISVNKLMEELSTQAIAEFDAETRFRAMAANGDIARGLDVLDRLDKAFEG, encoded by the coding sequence ATGGCGACTTTGACTGTTCGGCTTCCCGATGACAAACACATGCGCTTAAAAGCATTGGCCAAACGTAAACACATTAGCGTGAATAAGCTGATGGAAGAACTTTCGACCCAGGCCATTGCAGAGTTCGATGCGGAAACTCGATTTCGTGCGATGGCTGCCAACGGTGATATTGCCAGAGGACTGGATGTTCTCGACCGGCTCGACAAGGCCTTTGAAGGTTGA
- a CDS encoding putative toxin-antitoxin system toxin component, PIN family: MKPRIVVDTSVLTAALIGPQGPNREILRRCLLGRYKPLLSNALFSEYEDVSARESIIELCPVSREDIRNLLEAFCSVAEWVQIFYLWRPNLVDEGDNHVLEVATAGNARWIATNNIRDFAKAELRFPDIQILTPEQILTED, encoded by the coding sequence ATGAAGCCTCGCATTGTGGTGGACACAAGCGTATTGACAGCGGCCCTAATCGGTCCGCAGGGGCCAAATCGTGAAATCCTGCGGCGATGTCTGCTCGGCAGGTATAAGCCCCTGTTAAGCAATGCATTGTTTTCCGAATACGAAGATGTGAGCGCAAGGGAATCGATTATCGAACTCTGTCCAGTGAGCCGGGAGGATATTCGAAACCTCCTTGAGGCTTTTTGTTCGGTCGCGGAGTGGGTACAGATCTTCTACCTCTGGCGCCCGAACCTGGTCGACGAGGGTGATAACCACGTGCTCGAAGTCGCGACCGCCGGCAACGCACGGTGGATCGCAACAAACAATATTCGCGATTTTGCCAAAGCTGAGCTTCGGTTTCCGGACATTCAGATACTGACACCCGAGCAGATTTTGACGGAGGATTGA
- a CDS encoding DEAD/DEAH box helicase: protein MNSDTVSPFGQLNLKEALLEALDDVGYETPSPIQASTIPLLLEGRDLLGQAQTGTGKTAAFALPLLSNLDLAAAGPQVLVLAPTRELALQVAEAFQKYASHMKGFHVLPVYGGQDYRAQIRALERGVHVVVGTPGRVTDHMRRGTLKLDHLRTLVLDEADEMLRMGFIDEVEWILEQTPPQRQTALFSATLPARIRGIAAKHLREPAEVTIKVNTGSAETIRQRYWPVSGLHKLDALTRILEAEPFDATLIFVRTKIATAELSEKLEARGYASAPLNGDIPQNLRERTVAQLKNGQLDIIVATDVAARGLDVERISHVINYDIPYDTEAYIHRIGRTGRAGRQGDAILFVAPREKRLLYAIEKATKRKIELMELPSTELINDKRIARFKQRITDTLGTDDLELFHELIAQYEQEHNVPAQEIAAALAYLLQGETPLLITHREDARSPAPRSPAPAAESRERRPARGPGKDSEKRPHKGADKPGERQRPLREGLVRYRVEVGHQHKVKPANIVGAIANEAGMEGRYIGNIDIRDDHSLVDLPEGMPKEIFNDLKKVWVAGQRLNISRVTEDGSPIKTAERPASRPKRPAKVEKPARKPKKKLTLARKKPSK from the coding sequence ATGAATAGCGACACGGTGTCCCCGTTCGGCCAGCTTAACCTCAAGGAAGCCCTCCTCGAGGCCCTGGACGACGTGGGTTACGAAACCCCCTCCCCCATCCAGGCCAGCACCATCCCGCTGCTGCTGGAGGGCCGGGACCTCCTCGGTCAGGCCCAGACCGGCACCGGCAAGACCGCGGCCTTCGCCCTGCCCCTGCTGTCCAACCTCGACCTGGCCGCCGCCGGGCCCCAGGTGCTGGTGCTGGCGCCCACCCGGGAACTCGCCCTGCAGGTGGCGGAGGCCTTCCAGAAGTATGCCTCCCACATGAAGGGCTTCCACGTTCTGCCCGTCTACGGTGGCCAGGACTACCGCGCCCAGATCCGCGCCCTGGAGCGCGGCGTCCATGTAGTGGTGGGTACCCCGGGCCGGGTCACGGACCACATGCGCCGCGGCACCCTCAAGCTGGACCACCTGCGCACCCTGGTGCTGGACGAGGCCGACGAGATGCTGCGCATGGGCTTCATCGACGAGGTGGAGTGGATCCTGGAGCAGACCCCGCCCCAGCGCCAGACCGCCCTCTTCTCGGCCACCCTGCCGGCGCGCATCCGGGGGATCGCCGCCAAACACCTGCGCGAGCCCGCCGAGGTCACCATCAAGGTCAACACGGGCTCGGCCGAGACCATCCGCCAGCGCTACTGGCCGGTGAGCGGCCTGCACAAGCTCGACGCCCTGACCCGGATCCTCGAGGCCGAGCCCTTCGATGCCACGCTGATCTTCGTGCGCACCAAGATCGCCACCGCCGAGCTGTCGGAGAAACTGGAGGCCCGGGGCTATGCCTCGGCGCCCTTGAACGGCGACATCCCCCAGAACCTGCGAGAACGCACCGTGGCCCAGCTCAAGAACGGTCAACTGGACATCATTGTGGCCACCGACGTGGCGGCCCGGGGCCTGGACGTGGAACGCATCAGCCACGTCATCAACTACGATATCCCTTACGACACCGAGGCCTACATCCACCGCATCGGCCGCACCGGCCGCGCCGGCCGTCAGGGCGATGCCATCCTGTTCGTGGCGCCGCGGGAGAAACGCCTGCTGTACGCCATCGAGAAGGCCACCAAGCGCAAGATCGAGCTCATGGAGCTGCCCTCCACGGAACTCATCAACGACAAACGCATCGCCCGCTTCAAACAACGCATCACAGATACCCTGGGCACCGACGACCTGGAGCTGTTCCACGAGTTGATCGCCCAGTACGAACAGGAGCACAACGTCCCCGCCCAGGAGATCGCCGCCGCTCTCGCCTACCTGTTACAGGGCGAGACCCCCCTGCTCATAACCCACCGCGAAGACGCCCGGAGCCCGGCGCCGCGCAGCCCCGCCCCCGCTGCGGAGAGCCGCGAGAGACGCCCGGCCAGGGGACCCGGCAAGGACTCGGAGAAGAGGCCCCACAAGGGCGCGGACAAGCCCGGGGAACGGCAACGCCCCCTGCGTGAGGGCCTGGTGCGCTATCGCGTGGAGGTGGGCCACCAGCACAAGGTCAAGCCCGCCAACATCGTCGGCGCCATCGCCAACGAGGCCGGCATGGAGGGCCGCTACATCGGCAACATCGACATCCGCGACGACCACAGCCTCGTGGACCTGCCCGAAGGCATGCCCAAGGAGATCTTCAATGACCTGAAAAAGGTATGGGTGGCGGGCCAGCGCCTGAACATCTCCCGGGTGACCGAGGATGGCAGCCCCATCAAGACGGCCGAGCGCCCCGCCTCAAGGCCCAAGCGCCCGGCCAAGGTGGAAAAGCCCGCCAGGAAACCCAAGAAGAAACTCACCCTGGCACGCAAGAAGCCATCGAAGTAG
- a CDS encoding ribbon-helix-helix protein, CopG family — protein sequence MTASTIKSTYSLDPQTVRDLERLARRFGTSKSEVLRRAVQSLANRETQLESNGLQALDELQKSVSLTTGRAEDWAAQVRRERATIGRSEMDG from the coding sequence ATGACAGCATCGACCATCAAATCTACCTATTCACTTGACCCGCAGACGGTTCGAGACCTCGAGCGGCTGGCGCGCCGGTTCGGAACGTCGAAATCTGAAGTCTTGCGCCGGGCGGTGCAATCGTTGGCGAACCGGGAGACGCAACTGGAATCAAACGGCCTGCAGGCGTTGGATGAACTGCAGAAAAGCGTCTCTTTGACCACAGGCCGCGCCGAAGATTGGGCAGCGCAAGTCCGGCGCGAGCGCGCTACGATCGGGCGCAGCGAGATGGATGGCTGA